A single window of Pseudoduganella plicata DNA harbors:
- the lptA gene encoding lipopolysaccharide transport periplasmic protein LptA, which translates to MKKLILTAALLAGMAGLAGHAVAEKADSYQKTVINYGTLDADDVKQVYTFTGDVTLTRGTLSMKADKAVVTYTPDGYQLATLTGGARKVSFRQKRDGEGDQWMEGEAERMEYDEKAELVKLYSKAKIRRLEGKKPSDEVEGEFISYDSRKEYFSVRNTDAGTNKPGAGRGTMVIQPKRTEPAPASTPAAGK; encoded by the coding sequence ATGAAGAAACTCATACTGACGGCGGCACTGCTGGCGGGGATGGCGGGACTGGCAGGACATGCCGTCGCCGAAAAGGCCGACTCGTACCAGAAGACGGTGATCAACTACGGCACGCTCGATGCCGACGACGTCAAGCAGGTGTACACGTTCACGGGCGACGTCACGCTGACCCGCGGCACGCTGTCGATGAAGGCCGACAAGGCCGTCGTCACCTACACGCCGGACGGCTACCAGCTTGCCACGCTGACGGGCGGCGCGCGCAAGGTCTCCTTCCGCCAGAAGCGCGACGGCGAAGGCGACCAGTGGATGGAAGGCGAAGCCGAACGGATGGAATACGACGAGAAGGCCGAGCTGGTGAAGCTGTATTCGAAGGCGAAGATCCGCCGGCTGGAAGGCAAGAAGCCGAGCGACGAAGTCGAAGGCGAGTTCATCTCCTATGACAGCCGCAAGGAATACTTCAGCGTGCGCAATACGGACGCCGGCACCAACAAGCCCGGCGCGGGCCGTGGCACGATGGTGATCCAGCCGAAACGCACGGAGCCGGCTCCGGCCTCGACACCGGCCGCGGGGAAATAA
- a CDS encoding KpsF/GutQ family sugar-phosphate isomerase, with protein MSVTHEKTMLKAFDATTASRALELAREALQIEADALIALHDRLATDVSVGQAVSLLLNCKGRVVVSGIGKSGHIGRKIAATLASTGTPALFVHPAEAAHGDLGMVTPDDAFIAISYSGESAELMAILPVVKRMGGSVISMTGKPESSLAKLADVHLDVSVAKEACPMNLAPTASTTVTLALGDAIAVALLDLRGFKEEDFARSHPGGALGRRLLTHVRDVMRSGDAIPAVTTETALPEALMQITQKGMGMTAVVDADYRPVGVFTDGDLRRMIDKVQDFSKVIIKDVMHANPRTIGPDKLAVDAVAIMEQYRINQMLVVDDDGRLAGALHIHDLTRAKVI; from the coding sequence ATGAGTGTAACCCATGAAAAAACAATGCTGAAAGCTTTTGATGCAACAACCGCAAGCCGCGCCCTGGAACTGGCGCGCGAGGCCCTGCAAATCGAGGCGGACGCGCTGATCGCCCTGCATGACCGTCTGGCAACAGACGTAAGTGTGGGGCAAGCCGTGTCGCTGCTGCTGAACTGCAAGGGCCGCGTTGTCGTGTCCGGCATCGGCAAATCCGGCCATATCGGCCGCAAGATCGCCGCCACGCTGGCGTCGACCGGCACGCCGGCCCTGTTCGTGCATCCTGCCGAAGCGGCGCACGGCGACCTGGGCATGGTCACGCCGGACGACGCGTTCATCGCCATCTCGTATTCCGGCGAAAGCGCGGAGCTGATGGCGATCCTGCCGGTGGTCAAGCGCATGGGTGGCTCGGTCATTTCGATGACGGGCAAGCCGGAATCGAGCCTGGCGAAGCTGGCGGACGTGCATCTGGACGTGTCGGTCGCCAAGGAAGCATGCCCGATGAACCTGGCGCCCACGGCATCGACGACCGTCACGCTGGCGCTGGGCGATGCGATTGCCGTCGCGTTGCTGGACCTGCGCGGCTTCAAGGAAGAAGACTTCGCCCGCTCGCACCCTGGCGGCGCGCTGGGCCGGCGCCTGCTGACCCACGTGCGCGATGTGATGCGCAGCGGTGACGCGATTCCCGCCGTGACAACCGAAACGGCACTTCCCGAGGCGCTGATGCAGATCACGCAGAAGGGGATGGGCATGACGGCCGTGGTGGATGCAGACTACCGTCCGGTGGGCGTGTTTACCGACGGCGATTTGCGCCGGATGATCGACAAGGTGCAGGACTTCAGCAAGGTGATCATCAAGGATGTGATGCATGCCAATCCGCGCACGATCGGGCCGGACAAGCTGGCCGTCGATGCCGTCGCCATCATGGAACAGTACCGCATCAACCAGATGCTGGTCGTCGACGACGACGGCCGGCTGGCCGGCGCGCTGCACATCCACGACCTGACGCGGGCGAAGGTGATCTGA
- a CDS encoding phospholipase effector Tle1 domain-containing protein, with protein MGREAAIFTSAFAPSGLPGADPAPGYADGHQSWGGEQAIAHGVEEVRHFVAAHEIRNSFPVDSIWVATNGRIEVVNQFHERVYPGAHSDVGGGYRPGEGGKSLKANEKLSQIPLHHMYEAAIAAGVPLAPKTAWSLGSQQDFELSPTLNDCFNYYTQKLPGSGILGENMNASMRLYYAWRFASIRRKAGGDRAEANRISDVDRRYTSERKALNAEIERLEAIDNEAARAHSQALARSQAYVQSNYANPKLDMAPYRAAIDEAADRRAVTRDELLRMKARRDALPDMSPLNDAIAMYDKQLLEDARAIRDVYSARGMFGGAPDAQRRRELRPHYKALVKAYEDEYIHNRGLKDEKIIAFFEHYVHDSLSGFAKDATLPSDPRVIYLGGDEKYRYARNEPRHDGEEAQYASVGKDEAGQSA; from the coding sequence ATGGGCAGGGAGGCGGCAATATTTACGTCAGCCTTTGCACCAAGCGGGCTCCCTGGGGCCGATCCGGCTCCAGGCTACGCCGATGGCCACCAATCCTGGGGCGGCGAGCAGGCCATCGCCCATGGGGTCGAGGAAGTGCGGCATTTCGTCGCAGCACACGAGATTCGGAACTCGTTCCCGGTTGACAGCATTTGGGTGGCAACCAACGGCCGCATCGAAGTGGTGAATCAATTCCATGAGCGTGTGTATCCCGGCGCGCACTCGGATGTGGGCGGAGGCTATCGGCCGGGGGAGGGTGGCAAGTCGCTGAAGGCTAATGAAAAGTTGAGCCAGATCCCTTTGCATCACATGTACGAGGCTGCAATCGCAGCAGGCGTGCCGTTGGCACCGAAGACAGCATGGTCGTTGGGGAGCCAACAGGACTTCGAGCTAAGCCCAACGTTGAATGACTGCTTTAACTACTACACGCAAAAGCTGCCCGGCTCTGGCATCTTGGGGGAAAACATGAACGCCAGCATGCGCCTCTATTATGCCTGGCGCTTTGCATCCATCCGCCGGAAGGCTGGAGGTGATCGGGCGGAGGCGAATCGAATCAGCGACGTGGATCGGCGGTACACCTCGGAACGCAAAGCACTGAACGCCGAAATCGAGCGGCTGGAAGCGATCGATAACGAGGCCGCGCGGGCCCACAGCCAGGCACTGGCACGCAGCCAGGCCTACGTGCAGTCCAACTACGCCAACCCGAAACTGGACATGGCGCCATATCGCGCAGCCATCGACGAAGCGGCCGACCGGCGCGCCGTCACGCGCGACGAGCTGCTGAGGATGAAAGCCAGGCGCGATGCACTACCCGACATGTCCCCGCTCAACGACGCCATCGCCATGTACGACAAACAGCTGCTCGAAGACGCCCGCGCGATCCGCGATGTCTATTCGGCCCGCGGCATGTTCGGTGGCGCGCCGGATGCGCAGCGGCGCCGCGAGCTGCGGCCGCACTACAAGGCGCTCGTCAAAGCCTACGAAGACGAATACATCCACAACCGCGGCCTGAAGGACGAGAAGATCATCGCGTTCTTCGAACACTATGTGCATGACTCGCTGAGCGGCTTCGCCAAGGATGCGACGCTGCCGTCGGACCCGCGCGTGATCTACCTGGGCGGCGACGAGAAATACCGCTACGCCCGCAACGAGCCACGGCACGACGGTGAAGAAGCGCAGTACGCCAGCGTCGGGAAGGACGAAGCCGGGCAGAGCGCGTAG
- a CDS encoding KdsC family phosphatase has product MADDLMKRPIDMQNVQRAAGVRLMIFDVDGVLTDGSLHYGADGEAFKTFNVQDGLGIKLLQEAGIQTAIISARRSPQVTARARDLGIDHVHQGGHDKLTPFNALLAQLGLTADQVGFIGDDVVDLPILSRVGFAVAVPNGRQEVLARAHYIAANHGGRGAVREVCEFVLRAQGLYDKTMAQFLI; this is encoded by the coding sequence ATGGCGGACGATCTCATGAAGCGGCCGATCGACATGCAGAACGTGCAACGGGCGGCCGGTGTCCGCCTGATGATTTTCGACGTGGACGGCGTGCTGACCGACGGCAGCCTGCATTACGGCGCAGATGGCGAAGCGTTCAAGACGTTCAACGTGCAGGATGGCCTGGGCATCAAGCTGCTGCAGGAAGCGGGCATCCAGACGGCCATCATCAGTGCACGCCGTTCGCCGCAAGTGACGGCGCGGGCGAGGGACCTTGGCATCGATCACGTGCACCAGGGCGGCCACGACAAGCTGACACCGTTCAACGCGCTGCTGGCGCAACTGGGCCTGACGGCCGACCAGGTGGGCTTCATCGGCGACGATGTCGTCGACCTGCCGATCCTGTCGCGCGTGGGCTTTGCCGTGGCCGTGCCGAACGGGCGCCAGGAAGTGCTGGCGCGCGCCCATTACATCGCGGCCAATCATGGCGGCCGCGGCGCCGTGCGCGAAGTATGCGAGTTCGTGCTGCGCGCGCAGGGGCTTTATGACAAGACCATGGCCCAGTTCCTGATCTAG
- the hpf gene encoding ribosome hibernation-promoting factor, HPF/YfiA family: protein MNLTISGHHIDVTPAIREYVQNKLERVKRHFDQVIDVSVILTVDNLTEKEKRQKAEINLRMSGKTIFVESVAQDLYAAIDTLIDKLDRSVMKYKDKVQNHNHDSIKHLAESDIPAA, encoded by the coding sequence ATGAATCTCACCATCAGTGGACATCATATCGACGTAACCCCAGCCATCCGCGAATACGTGCAGAACAAGCTGGAGCGCGTGAAACGACATTTCGATCAAGTGATCGACGTTTCTGTCATCCTGACTGTAGATAACCTCACCGAGAAAGAGAAGCGCCAGAAAGCAGAGATCAACCTGCGCATGTCGGGCAAGACCATATTTGTGGAAAGCGTGGCACAGGACCTGTACGCGGCCATCGATACGCTGATCGATAAGCTGGACCGCTCGGTCATGAAATACAAGGACAAAGTGCAGAATCACAATCATGATTCCATCAAGCACCTGGCCGAAAGCGATATCCCCGCTGCGTAA
- a CDS encoding DUF4123 domain-containing protein: MDDYFDLAGFAATALREYPHCAVYGLADHGGMPGLHARLSRSSVAWRSLFEGSREENALAVAPLLFSLTDAWAGRHRQLWTGSPRTARTRHRC; this comes from the coding sequence GTGGACGACTATTTCGACCTTGCCGGGTTTGCGGCCACCGCCCTGCGGGAGTATCCGCATTGTGCGGTGTACGGCCTGGCCGACCATGGCGGCATGCCGGGGCTGCACGCGCGGCTGTCACGTTCGTCTGTCGCGTGGCGCAGCCTGTTCGAAGGCTCGCGCGAGGAGAATGCGCTGGCCGTGGCGCCGCTGCTGTTTTCGCTGACCGATGCGTGGGCAGGCCGTCACCGGCAACTGTGGACTGGATCGCCGCGCACGGCACGTACACGTCATCGCTGCTGA
- a CDS encoding cation:proton antiporter domain-containing protein, producing the protein MFSPLELTLLLLGSAVLGVVAFRMLHLPPMLGYLAVGIVIGPHALGLAEESHATASLAEFGVVFLMFSIGLEFSLPKLKAMKGVVFGLGMAQVVLTIVSTVVFGWVLAYTLPPAIDVSWQAAFALGGALAMSSTAIVVKMLTERLELESEHGRKIVGILLFQDLAVVPLLILIPALARNPDNLGATLGWAALKAVLVLVLLLFFGQKLMRGWFTIVVKRRSQELFMLNLLLITLGAAWITELAGLSLALGAFVAGMLISETEYKHQVEEDIKPFRDVLLGLFFITVGMLLNVRIVYENWWLVLVLLILPVLMKFALIAGLAKAFGASDGVAMRTGLALAQAGEFGFVLLNVAGGMELVDPFVIQVVLASMVLSMLAAPFLIEQSDRLVLKFSSNEWMMQSLNLTKIAARTMSTQKHVIVAGFGRSGQSLATLLQEESIEYHALDLDPTRVQDAQSAGANVSYGDAARRESLIAAGIYRASALVITYANTTSALKVLHLVHELAPTLPVIVRSHDDADLDRLKAAGAAEVVPELIEGSLMLASHALVMLGVPLRRVVHRVQAAREERYASLRGYFHGISDVGDDAEMVRLHTVTLTDNAGGIGKALADIDVAGAGAEVTTIRRGKQRLEIGSDTILAAGDVIVLRGGAQAVARAEALLLE; encoded by the coding sequence ATGTTCTCCCCTCTTGAACTGACCCTCCTGTTGCTGGGCAGCGCGGTACTCGGCGTCGTTGCCTTCCGCATGCTCCACCTGCCGCCCATGCTGGGCTACCTGGCCGTCGGCATCGTGATCGGCCCGCACGCGCTGGGGCTGGCCGAAGAAAGCCACGCCACCGCGTCGCTGGCCGAATTCGGCGTCGTCTTCCTAATGTTCTCCATCGGCCTCGAGTTCTCCCTGCCCAAGCTGAAGGCCATGAAGGGCGTCGTCTTCGGCCTCGGGATGGCGCAGGTGGTGCTGACGATCGTCTCGACCGTCGTTTTCGGCTGGGTCCTCGCATACACGCTGCCGCCCGCGATCGACGTCAGCTGGCAAGCCGCATTCGCGCTGGGCGGCGCGCTGGCGATGTCGTCCACCGCCATCGTCGTCAAGATGCTGACGGAGCGGCTGGAACTGGAATCGGAGCATGGCCGCAAGATCGTCGGCATCCTGCTGTTCCAGGACCTGGCCGTGGTGCCGCTGCTGATCCTGATCCCGGCGCTGGCGCGCAATCCCGACAACCTGGGCGCGACGCTGGGCTGGGCCGCGCTGAAGGCCGTCCTGGTGCTGGTGCTGCTGCTGTTTTTCGGCCAGAAGCTGATGCGCGGCTGGTTTACGATCGTCGTCAAGCGCCGCTCGCAGGAGCTGTTCATGCTGAACCTCCTCCTGATCACGCTGGGCGCCGCGTGGATCACCGAACTGGCCGGCCTGTCGCTGGCGCTGGGCGCCTTTGTGGCCGGCATGCTGATCTCGGAAACCGAGTACAAGCATCAGGTGGAAGAAGACATCAAGCCGTTCCGCGACGTGCTGCTGGGGCTTTTCTTCATCACCGTCGGCATGCTGCTCAATGTGCGGATCGTGTACGAGAACTGGTGGCTCGTGCTAGTGCTGCTGATCCTGCCGGTACTGATGAAGTTCGCGCTGATCGCCGGCCTGGCCAAGGCGTTCGGCGCCTCGGACGGCGTGGCAATGCGCACGGGCCTGGCCCTGGCGCAGGCCGGCGAATTCGGCTTCGTGCTGTTGAATGTAGCGGGCGGCATGGAGCTGGTCGACCCGTTCGTCATCCAGGTCGTGCTGGCGTCGATGGTGCTGTCGATGCTGGCCGCGCCGTTCCTGATCGAGCAGTCGGACCGGCTGGTGCTGAAATTCTCCAGCAACGAGTGGATGATGCAGTCGCTGAACCTGACCAAGATCGCGGCGCGCACGATGTCGACACAGAAGCACGTCATCGTGGCCGGCTTCGGCCGCAGCGGGCAAAGCCTGGCCACCCTGCTGCAGGAAGAATCGATCGAGTACCACGCACTGGATCTTGACCCGACCCGCGTGCAGGACGCGCAATCGGCCGGCGCCAACGTGTCGTACGGCGACGCCGCCAGGCGCGAAAGCCTGATCGCCGCCGGCATCTATCGCGCCAGCGCGCTCGTTATCACCTATGCCAACACGACATCGGCCCTGAAGGTGCTGCACCTGGTGCACGAGCTGGCACCGACCTTGCCCGTCATCGTGCGCAGCCACGACGACGCCGACCTCGATCGCCTGAAGGCCGCGGGCGCGGCGGAAGTGGTGCCGGAGCTGATCGAGGGCAGCCTGATGCTCGCGTCGCACGCCCTCGTCATGCTGGGCGTGCCGCTGCGCCGCGTGGTGCACCGCGTGCAGGCGGCGCGCGAGGAGCGCTATGCCTCGCTGCGCGGCTACTTCCACGGCATCAGCGACGTCGGCGACGATGCGGAGATGGTGCGGCTGCACACCGTCACGCTGACCGACAATGCGGGCGGCATCGGCAAGGCGCTGGCCGACATCGACGTGGCCGGCGCAGGCGCCGAGGTGACGACGATCCGACGCGGCAAGCAGCGCCTCGAGATCGGCTCCGATACGATCCTGGCGGCCGGCGACGTGATCGTGCTGCGCGGCGGCGCACAGGCCGTGGCGCGCGCCGAGGCGTTGCTGCTGGAATAA
- a CDS encoding RNA polymerase factor sigma-54, with protein sequence MKQSLQLRTSQHLALTPQLQQSIRLLQLSTLELHQELEQLLTDNPLLERLDDPLDRSLRLLADGAIGQQSAPEAPAEGPPQQTDAAAPAEAEPYDGADADRGPEGDTDWTDAGRGKAPDDDDARPQLEASHCSLREHLMEQMRVTVQQPRDRALVELIIDALDENGYLEESLDEIHGRLPEELEVEMEELRTALALLQSFDPVGVGARSASECLALQIRKMPGVPLVTRRMALCIVEKHLAWFAQRDFNKLKKALDCDDEDLREAQAVIRQCNPHPGAAYASDVSDYVVPDVIVKKGRNGWVVTLNNDVMPRLRVNALYASLLKQGKGESQMGAQLQEAKWLIKNMRQRFDTILRVAQAIVERQKNFFSHGAVAMRPLVLREIADTLGLHESTISRVTTQKYMLTPHGMFELKYFFGSHVATEAGGEASSTAIRALIVQFTGAEDPKNPLSDSKIADMLGEQGMVIARRTVAKYREALKIPPVSLRKSL encoded by the coding sequence ATGAAACAGTCTCTGCAACTGCGAACGTCGCAGCACCTGGCGCTGACACCACAGCTGCAGCAGTCCATCCGGCTGCTGCAGTTGTCCACGCTGGAACTGCACCAGGAACTGGAACAGCTGCTGACGGATAACCCGCTGCTGGAACGGCTCGACGATCCGCTCGACCGTTCGCTGCGGCTGCTGGCCGATGGCGCCATCGGCCAGCAGAGCGCGCCCGAGGCACCGGCCGAAGGCCCGCCCCAGCAAACCGACGCGGCGGCCCCCGCAGAGGCAGAACCGTATGACGGCGCCGACGCGGACCGCGGCCCGGAAGGCGATACCGACTGGACCGACGCGGGCCGCGGCAAGGCGCCGGACGACGACGACGCGCGGCCGCAACTGGAAGCGAGCCATTGTTCGCTGCGCGAACACCTGATGGAGCAGATGCGGGTGACGGTGCAACAGCCGCGCGACCGGGCGCTTGTCGAGCTGATCATCGACGCGCTGGACGAAAACGGCTACCTGGAAGAGAGCCTGGACGAGATCCACGGCCGCCTGCCCGAAGAGCTGGAAGTGGAAATGGAAGAGCTGCGCACGGCGCTGGCGCTGCTGCAGAGCTTCGATCCGGTGGGCGTCGGCGCCCGCAGCGCGTCCGAATGCCTGGCGCTGCAGATCCGCAAGATGCCGGGCGTGCCGCTGGTGACGCGCCGGATGGCGCTGTGCATTGTCGAGAAACACCTGGCCTGGTTTGCCCAGCGCGACTTCAACAAGCTCAAGAAGGCGCTCGATTGCGACGACGAAGACCTGCGCGAAGCACAGGCCGTCATTCGCCAGTGCAACCCCCATCCGGGCGCCGCGTATGCGTCCGACGTGTCAGACTATGTCGTACCGGATGTGATTGTGAAGAAGGGCCGCAACGGCTGGGTGGTCACGCTGAACAACGACGTGATGCCGCGCCTGCGCGTGAACGCGCTGTATGCCAGCCTGCTCAAACAGGGCAAGGGCGAAAGCCAGATGGGCGCGCAGCTGCAGGAAGCGAAGTGGCTGATCAAGAATATGCGCCAGCGCTTCGACACGATCCTGCGCGTCGCACAGGCCATCGTCGAGCGGCAGAAGAACTTTTTCTCGCATGGCGCGGTGGCCATGCGACCCCTTGTGTTGCGTGAAATAGCTGATACACTGGGGCTACACGAGAGTACGATCTCTCGGGTGACAACTCAGAAATATATGCTCACTCCCCATGGCATGTTTGAGTTGAAGTATTTTTTTGGCAGCCACGTCGCAACCGAAGCGGGTGGGGAAGCTTCCTCGACTGCGATCCGTGCGCTGATCGTGCAATTCACAGGAGCCGAAGACCCGAAGAACCCTTTATCCGACAGTAAGATTGCGGACATGCTGGGAGAACAGGGCATGGTGATTGCGCGACGCACTGTTGCCAAGTATCGCGAAGCCTTGAAAATCCCTCCCGTCAGCCTCCGCAAGTCCTTGTAG
- the lptC gene encoding LPS export ABC transporter periplasmic protein LptC, translated as MRNQRTAHRYRLSVGLVLGLFGAFGSFWLVEMMNRGGDELQGGLKVNEPDYIVENFSFVRMTKTGQPSYIISGDKLTHRPVDDSSDIVKPVVRSLSGEREPMDIHAERARVDQDNTRVTLMENVRIDRAASANSQEMHLATQSLTIFPEEDRMETNQPVRLQLGNATATGTAMRANNATRQLQLTGRGTIVYPPRGQQTK; from the coding sequence ATGCGCAATCAAAGGACCGCCCACCGCTACCGCCTGTCCGTCGGCCTCGTGCTCGGCCTGTTCGGTGCGTTCGGCAGTTTCTGGCTGGTCGAGATGATGAACCGCGGCGGCGACGAGCTGCAGGGCGGCCTCAAGGTCAACGAGCCCGATTACATCGTCGAAAATTTTTCGTTCGTGCGGATGACAAAGACGGGGCAGCCCAGCTACATCATCTCGGGCGACAAGCTGACGCACCGGCCGGTGGACGATTCGTCGGACATCGTCAAGCCCGTCGTGCGCAGCCTGTCGGGCGAGCGCGAGCCGATGGACATCCATGCCGAGCGCGCGCGCGTGGACCAGGACAACACGCGCGTGACGCTGATGGAGAACGTGCGCATCGACCGCGCCGCGTCGGCCAACTCGCAGGAAATGCATCTGGCCACGCAGTCGCTGACGATTTTCCCCGAGGAGGACCGGATGGAAACGAACCAGCCCGTGCGCCTGCAGCTGGGGAACGCCACCGCCACCGGCACGGCCATGCGCGCCAACAACGCCACGCGGCAGTTGCAATTGACCGGTCGCGGCACCATCGTGTATCCACCGCGCGGGCAACAGACCAAATAG
- a CDS encoding DUF4123 domain-containing protein, whose product MDWIAAHGTYTSSLLMLASPLAIDDVAARLARRLDATLSEDMNVMLRFFDPRVFEALMRAIEPAQREAFLDVAGGWWYFDRRGALVAQPARCDGPDRHVAPLRLTAAQEFALLAASEPDQVAEQLQTMVPEPWRDVPLPRRVGFLQRHIAAANALGLRSTRDLALYCAAALLEGEEFAGTPKWRPLLAQVQRGELDFGAALAQ is encoded by the coding sequence GTGGACTGGATCGCCGCGCACGGCACGTACACGTCATCGCTGCTGATGCTGGCGTCGCCCCTGGCGATCGACGATGTCGCGGCACGGCTGGCGCGCCGGCTGGACGCCACGCTGTCCGAAGACATGAACGTGATGCTGCGCTTTTTCGACCCGCGCGTCTTCGAGGCCCTGATGCGTGCGATCGAGCCGGCGCAGCGCGAGGCGTTCCTGGACGTTGCCGGCGGATGGTGGTATTTCGACCGGCGCGGCGCATTGGTGGCACAGCCGGCCCGCTGCGATGGGCCGGACAGGCACGTGGCGCCGCTGCGGCTGACGGCGGCGCAGGAATTCGCGCTGCTGGCAGCCAGCGAGCCGGACCAGGTGGCCGAGCAGTTGCAGACGATGGTGCCGGAACCGTGGCGCGACGTGCCGCTGCCGCGGCGCGTCGGCTTCCTGCAGCGCCATATCGCTGCCGCCAACGCGCTGGGCCTGCGCTCGACCCGCGACCTCGCGTTGTACTGCGCCGCCGCGCTGCTCGAGGGCGAGGAGTTTGCCGGCACGCCCAAATGGCGCCCGCTGCTGGCGCAGGTGCAGCGTGGCGAACTCGATTTCGGCGCAGCTCTGGCGCAGTAA
- the lptB gene encoding LPS export ABC transporter ATP-binding protein produces the protein MADVTPENCGSTLIVRGLQKSYGKRQVVHDVSLQVACGEVVGLLGPNGAGKTTSFYMIVGLVASDAGTIDISGTDISSLPIHKRANLGLSYLPQEASVFRKLTVEENIRAVLEIQKVDGKALTKAQIDERLNNLLADLQIEKLRENTALSLSGGERRRVEIARALATNPRFVLLDEPFAGVDPIAVIEIQRIVRFLKERSIGVLITDHNVRETLGICDRAYIINQGSVLASGRPDDIIADESVRRVYLGEHFRM, from the coding sequence ATGGCGGACGTGACCCCGGAAAACTGCGGCAGCACGCTGATCGTGCGCGGCCTGCAAAAGAGCTACGGCAAGCGCCAGGTGGTGCACGACGTGTCGCTGCAGGTAGCCTGCGGCGAAGTGGTGGGCCTGCTGGGGCCGAACGGCGCGGGCAAGACGACGTCGTTCTACATGATCGTCGGCCTGGTCGCGTCCGACGCGGGCACCATCGACATCAGCGGCACCGACATCTCCAGCCTGCCGATCCACAAGCGCGCCAACCTGGGGCTGTCCTACCTGCCGCAGGAAGCGTCGGTGTTCCGCAAGCTGACGGTGGAGGAAAATATCCGCGCCGTCCTGGAAATCCAGAAGGTCGACGGCAAGGCCCTGACAAAGGCGCAGATCGACGAGCGCCTGAACAACCTGCTGGCCGACCTGCAGATCGAGAAGCTGCGCGAGAACACGGCGCTGTCGCTGTCGGGCGGCGAGCGCCGTCGCGTCGAGATCGCGCGCGCCCTGGCAACCAATCCGCGCTTCGTGTTGCTGGACGAACCGTTTGCCGGCGTCGATCCGATCGCCGTGATCGAGATCCAGCGGATCGTGCGTTTCCTGAAGGAGCGCAGTATCGGCGTGCTCATCACGGACCACAATGTACGGGAGACGCTGGGCATCTGCGACCGGGCGTACATCATCAATCAGGGCAGCGTCCTGGCGTCGGGCCGGCCGGACGATATCATTGCCGACGAATCCGTGCGGCGCGTGTATCTTGGTGAACACTTCCGTATGTGA